From Nicotiana tabacum cultivar K326 chromosome 22, ASM71507v2, whole genome shotgun sequence, one genomic window encodes:
- the LOC107778105 gene encoding transcription factor PRE1-like, whose product MSSRRSRDSESSRISDDQIIDLVSKLQQLLPEIRTRRSSKASASKVLQETCNYIRSLNRELDDLSDRLSQLLSTVDADSPEAAIIRSLII is encoded by the exons ATGTCAAGCAGAAGGTCCAGAGATTCGGAGTCTTCGAGGATTTCAGATGATCAAATCATCGATCTTGTATCCAAATTGCAACAACTTCTCCCTGAGATTCGTACTCGCCGTTCCAGCAAG GCATCAGCATCAAAGGTGCTCCAAGAAACTTGCAACTACATTAGAAGCTTGAATAGAGAATTGGATGACCTTAGTGATCGACTCTCTCAGTTACTATCCACTGTAGATGCTGACAGTCCAGAAGCTGCAATTATCCGCAGTTTGATAATATGA